Within the Novosphingobium pentaromativorans US6-1 genome, the region GCCCTACCAGTGCTATTCCGCCGTGAATATCTACGGGCTCTACGCTCAGGCCTATTTCGAAAAGTACGGGGCGACCCAGGAGCAACTCGGAGCGATCGCGGTGAATTCGCGGAAAATGGCGGGAATGAATCCCAACGCCATCTATCGCACGCCTATCACGATCGAGGATTATCTGGCCTCGCGGATGATTTCGACTCCGCTGCGGCTCTTCGACTGCGATACCCATGTCGACGGCTCGACCGCGATCATCATCTCGCATCGCGATACCGCTCCCGATCTGCGTCAGGCGCCGATCCTGATCGAATCGATGGGTATGTCGATCGAGGGACTGGGCTTCGGCGACCATACCGCGACCGATTTCGCATCCCTGCCCGCGAAGAAGGCCGGTGACATGCTGTGGTCGCGCACCGATCTGAAGCCCGCCGATGTCGACACCGCCCAGATCTATGACGGCTTCTCCATCCTGACGCTCATGTGGCTGGAGGCAGCCGGCATGTGCGGCCCGGGCGAGGCGGCTTCGTTCGTCGAGGGCGGCACCCGCATCGGCCTGGACGGCGAACTGCCGCTCAACACCAGCGGTGGCCAGCTTTCGGCAGGCAGGCTCCATGGCTTTGGCCATACTTACGAAGCATGCATGCAGCTCTGGGGCCTTTGCGGCGAACGCCAGGTCAAGGACGCCAAGACCTGCCTCGTGACCAATGGCGGGTTCGGCTACGGCGCCCTGCTCCTGCGAACCGACTGAGGAACGCAAATCCATGACTGATGATCTTGTATTGCGCAACGAAGCGGACGGCATCCTTGAACTGGTGCTCAACCGCCCGGATAAACTGAATGCGCTGACCCGTTCGATGTTCGATGCCATAGCGCAGGCGGTCGCCGATCTGCGCGAAAGACCGGACCTCAAGGTGATGCTGATACGGGGTAAGGGCCGCTATTTCTGCGCCGGTGTAGACCTTACCGATCCCCAGGGCGGACCCGGCTTCGGAGAAAGCCCGACCGGCGCCCGAACCTGGATGCGCCGCGATCTGATGGGCGGGATGCACTCCCTCTATGAAGAGATGGAGCGCATCGAGAAACCCATCGTCATTGCCCATCACGCAACTTGTGTCGGCGGTGGCCTGGAAATGTCGCTGTCTTGCGATTTCCGCCTCGCTTCGCAAAGTGCCGCTTACTGGTTCCCCGAAATGCAGCTGGGCATGTTGCCGCTGTCCAATGGCGTGGGGCGCCTGACGCGGATCATCGGCGCGCACTGGGCGCGCTGGATGGTCCTCGCCAACGAGAAGGTCTCGGCCGAACGTGCACTGACAATGGGCCTTGTCCATGACGTCTATCCGGACGACGTGTTCGAGGAACGGGTTCGCGCCTTCTGCATCAAGCTGGCCGGCTTCCCGACCGAAGTGATGGCTGCGGGCAAGTTAGCGCTGGAAATGGTGGAAGACCTTCCCGCCGATCAGGCACGCCAACTGGAACGGCTGACGTTCAGCTCGCTCGCCTTCACCCCCGACCAGAAGGCCATGTCCAAGAAGATGGTCGACAAGCTGAGCGGGCAGAAATCATGAGCGCCGGCAAGGACAATTCCGCGCAAGGTGCAGCTCAACCCCAGAGCCTGCCCGAACTGCTAGATTATTGCGCCCAGCGCTATGGCGACGATCCGGCCATCAGGGCCGAAGGGCTGACACTCTCGTTTCGCGAATTGCAGGCTGCGGCGGCCGACATGGCCCGCGGACTGCTTACTGCCGGGGTCGGCAAGGGCAGCCGGGTTGCGCTCCTCGCCGGCAATACGCCGTTCTGGATCGTGTCGTTCTTCGCTTCGGCACAAGTCGGCGCGCTCACGATTCCGATCAGCACGCTGGCCAGCCCTGGGGAACTGGCGCATATCCTGAGGCATAGCGACGCGCATTTGCTGCTTGCCGAGCGAACCTATGTCGGGCGCGATTACGGCCAGCTGATCGAACGCGCTCTTCCTTCCCTGTCGCAGGCCGTGGGCGGCGGACCGCTTCGCCTCCACGAAGTGCCCTATCTGCGATCGATCTGGCTTGACGATCCTGCCGGGCTGGAGTGGGCTGGCGACACCGGGGCGCTGATCGCGGCCGGCAAAAGCGACAAGGCGCTCGACGAAGCCTTCCTGGCCGGGATCAAGGAAGGCATTCACCCGAGCGACGATGGCGTCATCATCTAC harbors:
- a CDS encoding enoyl-CoA hydratase/isomerase family protein, which encodes MTDDLVLRNEADGILELVLNRPDKLNALTRSMFDAIAQAVADLRERPDLKVMLIRGKGRYFCAGVDLTDPQGGPGFGESPTGARTWMRRDLMGGMHSLYEEMERIEKPIVIAHHATCVGGGLEMSLSCDFRLASQSAAYWFPEMQLGMLPLSNGVGRLTRIIGAHWARWMVLANEKVSAERALTMGLVHDVYPDDVFEERVRAFCIKLAGFPTEVMAAGKLALEMVEDLPADQARQLERLTFSSLAFTPDQKAMSKKMVDKLSGQKS
- a CDS encoding thiolase family protein — translated: MSMLAEKQACISGAGQSQVGRPSDKSALALTLQACERAVEQAGLSMSDIDGLTTYPGPMLDAGGHSPVGATEVMLSLGLQPTWVGASTEGHAHMGAIFEAIMAVASGLCRHVLVFRTVGQATARMKDRSSTVIGKSVPRIRGGMSWFLPYQCYSAVNIYGLYAQAYFEKYGATQEQLGAIAVNSRKMAGMNPNAIYRTPITIEDYLASRMISTPLRLFDCDTHVDGSTAIIISHRDTAPDLRQAPILIESMGMSIEGLGFGDHTATDFASLPAKKAGDMLWSRTDLKPADVDTAQIYDGFSILTLMWLEAAGMCGPGEAASFVEGGTRIGLDGELPLNTSGGQLSAGRLHGFGHTYEACMQLWGLCGERQVKDAKTCLVTNGGFGYGALLLRTD